Within the Miscanthus floridulus cultivar M001 chromosome 2, ASM1932011v1, whole genome shotgun sequence genome, the region tttcttctctaagttcatcatgagttGATAGCCTCTCAAGATTCTTCTCTATCTTGagcctcttgttctcttctctaagcatctcattctcaagagccatgtcATGATCATTGTCAATTGTCTCTAagacaattgtgttggtggttgctagcttttcaagatctttcttaagcttctcattcttattcttgagcttgacataatcatcatagttgtcggactcaaccactttcttgcctttactactagaaccttgctcaatgctctcaacaatcaagtcatcacatgatgtggctatatcaatcttaacaatattgttagtagcatcatgcggctcattggataaatactcATGAGAAAGCACTAGactatcatgattaaccttgagattggtatactcttcttttagcaagttgtaaCTAGTGATGAACTCATTGTGTatctcctcaagtttatcatgtttttctctaagctcctttttagaggtttTGTGCTCCTTGAGTGtagatgacacaattttattttcttctctaagctcatcactagcttttttggctatgtcatactttgctaagagtgaatcattctcaagttctagcttcttATTTTTAGCTCttatctttctaatgattttagtgtattgctTTAgtaatttgacaagatcatcataagaaggtgatttaaattcttcatcactatcactaccattctcatcatcactagcattgtcatcaccactactatcatcatcattgtaTACCTTTCGTTCATCCTTGACcatgaggcataggtgtgtagaggatgatgacggcggtggcggtggagataGTGAAGAACCAATCACAAAAGcatagccttgaatgccaaatctttcttcttggtggaagaagagccatcttatggagtgatgtgcatgtacatctcatgtgcattgatcttccccaatatttgagttggcatagcggtggaaagatcaccttgatgaagcaccgtcaTAATATGCCTAtgcttgtcaatggggaggacacttaagatctttctcacaacatcaaatggttgcatttgagtgagtccaagcccattaacctcctctataagaacattcaagcgagaatatatttcattagcattTTCACTagaaagcatttcaaatgaattaagcttcttcatcacaaggggatagcgttcctcacgctcactcttggttccctcatggagcgcacaaatgttcaACTATAGtgaatgggcgtctttgtggttccacacatggttaaagacatccttgtAAAGACCTCTAAAAAGGgtgcttctagcctttgcattccacttcttgtagtgaacctcatcaccttgaagattggcgggatccttaggttttgggaagcctcgTGAGGTGGCTCTAaacactccaacatctaaagcctctatgtacgcctccatgcgaattttccaataaggaaaatcatctccctcaaagacgggagggggtccatccccgtgggacatcttgctaTAGGTGGTTAAGCTTAATTTAAggagcatgaggctccgataccaattgaaaagatcaagatgcccaatagggggggtgaattgggctaattctaaatttcttgcaacaattaagccctacacttagctcaTTTCACCCTCTTATGcctaaaagtgtttctattattctactgcataaaagttttacaccctaggttctaatcctactctaggaTGACAAttataagaatgtaaagacataaattaaattgctcaaatataaatgctcaaagtaaagagagggagaggaacacagcgatgtttttctgaggtattggagagtcgccactccccactagtccttgttggagcacctgtgtaagggtgtagcttccccttgatctgcgcaaggatcaagtgctctctacgggctgattctttgacactccgtcatgatGAATCGTCCACAAttgctcacaccatgacttgggtcatctacAAGGTTCATCAGATGATCACCAACctttcaatcaccaccaagccatctaggtgatggcgatcaccaagagtaacaagtacaaactctcacttgactaagacaagcctaatgagaaaggtggatgcaccatgctactccctatgcactaatgaggtccttaatcttggattctcaaatctcaatcaccccactaggctcttgcactCCCTTGCacttcaaaggtgtttctcagctaaacaaatgagcaagagagctaagttggacGAGTGGGAGATGTATCTATACCTCCCATTCAAAACATAAACGTTGGGGTCCAACTCAACATAATTCAAGCTGACCGGACACGCAGGTCAGTGTACCGCGGCTACAGTGCGTGAGAGCCAGTCAGAGTTgaatcagtgtccggtcagctgtCTCCCTAGACACATCATTGCTACAGTTGCAACTGGCTACGTGTCCCATTACTTTTTGAATCAGTGTCTGGTCGCGACCAGTCCCTCTCTGCCGAGTGAaagaactgaccagactctcacttctacgtccggtcatcaccagaccagcgtccggacaacaatttgactctccattcacttccaattctaAATCCTTTGGGAATGAAGTTAGTTCCACTTGATCTTTGGGCTatccctgagctacctagtgctaagtttgacaagtgtgcaccacacctaacacgttagactcacctaggttaagctactagttcatacctctcttaatagtatgaccaaagaaaaaataaagttctaaactactctaagtgtctctccaacgccaaACAACTCTTAggactagtccgtccttaaccttgtcgttcatcctttgaaaactagaaCGATTTCCATCAACAGCGGCATGAAatccataattgcccaatcaatcatcattaccatgacctaacttaaattgcctctagaaaacacacgttagtgacagtaatcttgtgtcatcattaatcaccaaaacccaactaggagcctagatgctttcatgtaTGCTTCAAATGTTTTAcctatttcagatgtatgttccAAGTATTTTATCTAGATATTACATATGTTGTTGTGGTTATACGCATATGTAGCAAACGTATGTTACAATTGTTTTAGTATGTTGCAGTAGGTGCTACTCGCCACATGCTTTGACTCGTGGGCACGTATGAGCTGCACGCACCCATCTAGCGCTGCATATCTCTGTCATGCGAACTAGCTCCAACAGTCGGATGTGCAGTAATGAGCGATCCGTGCCCAGACGGATGAGCACTCcctggccaaaatgcatgcatgcatgcagagcACCAGAGCGGGCTAGCACCCAACGTACACAGAACTAGGCGCCCCTACACCACCAGGCTTGGTCCCCCAAGGTGGATAATGCAGCCTCTCTCTCTCGTATTGGGGTACACGTGATGTGCTCCATCTCTCTTGCATTGGGGAACGCGCGTTGTGCTCTCTCTCACACATTGGGGTACGCACGTTGTGCTCCCTCTCAGCTGGGCGGGGGCTCTCCTGGGCAGGCatagcagcaggaggaggaggcgggggCATAGCAGCACGAGGGCAGGCGCAGTAGCATGCACATGCGTTTAGACGCGCGTGTCCGTCCGGACATTCTGGCGCTAGCATGGCCCTTTGGTTTTCCTTCAGCATCCCATTAGCAAGCCTGATTACCTTTTTCGGTTGTCCTGGTGTGTCAttagttgcatttttttttttgccaatttCTCTCTATTGAACCATCCACTTCTATAGTTGGGTCAAATATGCTTTATTTTGTGATGTGGTGTAGAGTGAGTTGCTAGGTTGATTCTTAGTGGTTGTCATAGTGAAGTTGTGGTCATCATCAAAATTTCCATGCTAAAACCTATGAAGCGATATGTTTCAACCGAGTTGCTTGTTAGGTCGTATTCGACTGAGTAGGCTTAGTGTTGCGTACATGACTACCGGAGCTGATAGTGATGTGGAGTTGTTAGTTGGTTGAGCGTTAAACCGTGTTTTAAGATCAGATTCCACTAAAAAAAATAGGCTCTTATTTGTCCTCTTGCTTTTACCACACTTTTGGAAGAAAATTACCATTGTAAGATCTAAAATAGGGACCACCATGTCTGTTTATTGTTTGAGCTCATGCATTGTCTTTTGTAGAATATCTGCTCcatgaag harbors:
- the LOC136513800 gene encoding uncharacterized protein; its protein translation is MVKDERKVYNDDDSSGDDNASDDENGSDSDEEFKSPSYDDLVKLLKQYTKIIRKIRAKNKKLELENDSLLAKYDIAKKASDELREENKIVSSTLKEHKTSKKELREKHDKLEEIHNEFITSYNLLKEEYTNLKLKNKNEKLKKDLEKLATTNTIVLETIDNDHDMALENEMLREENKRLKIEKNLERLSTHDELREENKKLKLEKEHLKTGLSKFTRGQYL